GGATACTGTCAGTTTACTTCTTCATAATGGTATTCACACCCAAATTCGAATTTATGAGTTTACTGAATCATTTATGTTGAGAAATGATTTTCGTCTTGATTTGGTTCTTTTATGAGAGTACAAGAAGAGGTGACGTTCAAAAAACGAAGGTCAAGAGAGAGAAAAGTGAAACTTTgaaagtgattttttttttttttttttttttggaaaataacaaatacttttataaatatcaaACCGAGATACCCTCGGTTCACCGTCTTTTATGAAGGTCGTGAAGAGAGGAACTAATTTtttattattcattctagttcacTTATCAATCAATTAAATGattatataacaaaaataatatGTTATAAATTTCATTATTTACAATGAAAATACATACAACTAAAAAAAAGGCCCAAAAAATAATAAAGGCCCATTAAACTTTAATACTATTAAAATTTGCTTTTAAATAAAAGGGCAACTCAAATTACCATACACTCCTAAGGCCACCTCTCCAAGTCACCactttcttcatcatcatcgtcttGTCATCTTCATATCTCTTAACCTGCAACCAAAAAAAAACTTACAAATAAAAACACAAAAACACAAAGAATAAAGAAAtactaagaaaagaaaaacaaaaaaaggaAACGTCGAGTCGTCAACATCAGTGGAGGAACTTCGAACTCGAAACAGGTGCCAGGGACGCTGACGATGAGTGAAGGATTTGTCGGTTCCCGATGTTCACGGCGCTGAAAAGATCGACTCCCAGTGGTTTGATTGTGGAGATCATATAAACACTCTATATAGATTTCTAATGTCTCAGAGTTTTTCatattttgtgtttttaaatttTGTATTATCACACTCTGTCTGGATTATACATATACAAGTATTTACgagaaaaaaacaaaacaaaacttgAAATATTACCAAAGATGGTCGTTTATAAAAAACTCGCaagaaatttttaataacaaccaTAAGGAAATTGGTAGGGTCGCTAATCTTTTTAGAAAAATCAcgtatttcaaacaaaaaaaaataatgttaAAACTACATAATCACGGactatatttatattttctgtttatttcaaacatattaattttttttaaaaacaatgaagaattttttttttgaaaggccaatTGTATATTAACATATATGGAGCAAATCTACAGAATGATACATCATTTACAAGGCGAATGATACATCATTTACAAGGCATGAGCCGCCAACACTAAAACTACACGAGATACAAAGGAAGAAAAAACAGCGAGAACACAGACTCAAGTGTACAAATTCAGCCGGGATCCAAATTGTTCACTCGTGGAAACCCCAAGGAGCACGGATTTAGTAGCCATTGATGCCAATCGAGGTATTTACTTCGCGACCGGTTACAAATCCATACGAAGGATTTAACTTGGATCTCGCTAATGATTTTTGAAGCCGCCCACGAATCATTCCGGAAAACTTTTTGGTTTCTATTCTTCCATATGTAGTAACCCGTCACCCATTCGATAGCTTGCCAAACCTTCTTCTCATGACCCAATTTGCTACTTCGATTAATACCCGAAAAGAGATTCCCAATACACAGATTATTTGGGAGCCCCGAATCCCACCAAGCAAAGATGCCCTTCCAAACGTCGACTGCTAATTTACATGAAACCAAAATATGGTCAACCGATTCTACAGCATCACTACACACGGGTCATAGCATAGTGTCAAGGTCAATGCCCCGTTTGTCTAACTCAACTCTAACCGGGATTCTACCTCGTAAGGATCTCCAAATAAAAATGCCTAATTTTTGTGGAACAAAGTTATTACGCATTGTAGGCTTGAAGTTGCTCGACCTCTTAATCATAAGTTCATCAAGTTTATACGCAACCAACCAAGAATTATAAGACCATTTTGCGTCCAGCATCCACCTCCAAGAGCATACACCATCACCAAGAGTAGCACTGGTTTTGATTGACGAAGACAAACGCTCAAGCTCACCAAAAAGACAGCCTGTTAACGGTCTGGTCCAGCTCCAAGAAAAGTTCCAAGATCCATTTGAGAAACAGACTCTGTCTTTTACTATCACCTGCTGATTTTGGTCCAGTCAAAAAAGGCGCGGAAATAGATCTTTTAACGGGGTGTTACCAAACCAAATGTCATACCAAAACAGAATGTCGCTGCCATTGCCTATAACCTTCTTAAAAACAGATTAATATCCAAACCAATGTTCAAAAAATCTGCACCAATAAGAATAATATTACTCCATACAGTACCACGAACAATTGATAAGTTAGAAGCATTATTACCCAAACCCCTCTCCCGCCCGTAGATACTTTTTATGACTTTAACCTAAAGCGCGTCAGTTTCATTAcgaaaccgccaccaccatttacccaaTAACGCCCATTTTTTTGCTTGTAAAGAACCCACATTTAGTCCGCCCTTCCCATAAGGTAATAAAATATCGTCCCATTTGACCCACGGGAGTTTGGAAATATCACCCAACCCGCCCCAGAAAAACTTACGGCGCAAACCTTCGAGACGGTTGATGACGCTAGAGGGAGCACGGAACAACGAGAAGAAGTAGAGAGGCAAACTACTAAGGAACGATTTGATGAGAGTTAACCGACCCCCAAATGACATTGAACGAGCTTTCCAATCCGCCAAACGTTTATGAAATTTATCAATAATCGAATCCCAAGCTTCTTTTTTATGTAACTTCTGAACATTCGGCATACCCAAATATTTAAACGGAAATTTACCAACACAACACCCGAATTTGAGAGCTAAAAGTTCAACATCAGAATGTGGAACTCCTACCCCGTACAAATGGCTTTTGCCCGAGTTCAACTTCAGACCTGAGGCTTTTTCAAAACATAACAGAGTTTTGTAAACATTAGAAGCGTTCCGAGTACTCCAATCCCCAAAAAAATTTGTGTCGTCCGCGAATTGAAGATGCGAGATATTAACTCTGTCTAAACCCACATTTACCCCTCTCAATAAACCATCCCGAATAGCAATGTTAGCGATGATATTTATTCCCTCACTGGCGATAATGAAGAGGTACGGGGATAATGGGTCTCCCTGCCTAACACCTTTTTGAAGCATGAATTCCTTGGTGGGGGACCCGTTAACAAGTACCGAGATGGAAGCAGAATGAAAACAGGAATCCATCCATTTCCTCCATCTGAGTCCGAATCCCATAGAGGCCATGATATCGAGTAAAAATTTCCATCTAACGCTATCAAAAGCTTTCTCAAAATCAGCCTTGTAAATAAAACATGTAGACTTCTTTTTTTTGACATCCTTCACTAGTTCATTGGCCATAAGAATACTATACAAAATCGATTTACCTTTGACAAATGCACTTTGTTCCCCTCCTATAAGTTTAGAAATAGTACCTCGGAGTTGATTAGACAGGACTTTAGAAATTATCTTGTAGTAACTTCCAATGAGACTAATCGGACGGTAATTGCGAAGGGAGATCGGATCTTTTACCTTCGGGACAAGTGTAATGAATGAGGCGTTGCACCCTCTCGAAATCTCTCCACGATCCCAGAACCAAAGAATAGCCGCCATTAAATCATCCTTTAGCAACCACCAAAACTTTCGGTAGAACTTAAAGTTAAAACCATCCGACCCGGGTGCTTTTGATATCTCACGATCTTTAATCGCATTCCACACTTCGTCTTCACCGAAGGGTCTTTCGAGGGCTGCTGCTTCATCTTGAGATAACCATGAGGTTTCAAAACCATCAAAACAGAAGCCAGTGGAGTCTCTATCTTCATAAACGAAATTGAAATACTTGAAAACTTCCTCTTTTATTTCTACCGGTCCCTCCTGCCATTTACCATCAATGTGCAGCCCTCAgatgttatttttattattcttcCACTTAATTATCGAATGGAAAAATTTGGTATTTTCGTCCCCTTCAACCGACCATTTGACCCTAGCTTTTTGCCGCAGCATATTACGTCTATTTCTATCATACTCTACAAATTTACCCTTCAGAGATAACCATTCCAGCCTTTCCGAGTCTTCAAGGGTTCTTTGCTCAGCTTCCAATTCCCACATATTACACATATCCGCAAGTTGTTTTATCTCATCTTCTAACTTACCAAAAGTGTTCTTGCTCCAATTTTTTGAGGCTTTCCTTGACATTTTTCAGCTTTAACCGAAAGATAGTATCAGGCCTGCTAGAGGAAACATGTTTGTTCCAGGCCTCCGTAACAATTAAGTCCACCCCCTTTTCTTCTAGTCAAGTGTCGAAAATACGAAATGGTTTCGGCCCAAAATCAGCACTGCCATTTCTAAGAAGTAATGGAGAATGATCAGAGAGTTTTCTATCGAGTGGAATTACAGAGAGATCGTTTCACATCCGAGAAAAATTGTCCGAAACAAGAAAGCGATCTAGTTTACTAAACTTCAATCCATCGTCACAAATGCGTGTAAACCTTTTTACCCAAAAGCTGAATTTCCAGTAACCCGTTGTATAgaatgaatttgttgaatcgagAAGCCCTACTATCAATAAAAACAATGTTTTTCCTTTTCGAATCAAAACGTACCTCATTAAAATCTCCGCACAACACCCGTGCTACATTATCGAACCTCAGTAGGTCATATAGGCTAGACCAGAATCTTTTTTTCTTAGCATCATTATGAGGCCTGTAAACATTAACAACAACAATCTCAGTATCGTATTCATAGAGTTTACCTTTAATGGCTAAGAAGAATTCTCCTTCCACTGCCTGATCGACTACAAAGACATTTGAATC
This genomic window from Rutidosis leptorrhynchoides isolate AG116_Rl617_1_P2 chromosome 2, CSIRO_AGI_Rlap_v1, whole genome shotgun sequence contains:
- the LOC139889057 gene encoding uncharacterized protein translates to MNILSVNIRGFKQDGKEDWFKRMVSSSSPVVAAIQETKCKYANNQWIEFLWGSQDVGYAFKQSNGKSGGLLLVWDSNVFVVDQAVEGEFFLAIKGKLYEYDTEIVVVNVYRPHNDAKKKRFWSSLYDLLRFDNVARVLCGDFNEVRFDSKRKNIVFIDSRASRFNKFILYNGLLEIQLLGKKVYTHL